From the genome of Phycicoccus duodecadis:
GCAGACCGCGACGGGCGGGATGCTGACCTTCATCGACACCAACGCGCCGAAGCCGTCGGCCGACAGGATCGGGCCCGCGGTCTCCAACGTGACGGCCACCCCGAACCCCTCCGACGCGACCCAGGACATGACCGTCACGGCCGACTTCTCCGAGGCCGCGACCGGCGGCTCCACCGTGACCCGCGCCGAGGTCGTCATCGACGACGTCCGCACGGTCGGTCCCGGGGCCGGCATCGCCTTCACCGGGAGCTTCGGGACCACCACGGTCTCCGGGGCGACCGCGACCATCCCGGCGGCCGTCCTGGCCGCTCCGGGCTTCGCCGCCGGGCGACATGTCGTCTACGTGCGAGCGCTCGACGGTGCCGGCAACTGGGGCGCGGTCGGCTCGGTCGCCGTGAACGTCCCCAAGCTCGGCCCGCAGACCACCGGCGCGGTGATCACGCCCGACCCGGCCAACGGCAGCTCGGTGCTGAAGCTCACCGCCACCGGCAACGACTCGTCCTTCGGTGGGCACATCACCGGGGCCGAGTACTTCCTCGACCTCGCCACCGACGCGACCGGCAACGTCACCACCGTCCCGGCCGGCGGCACCGGCACCGCGATGTCGTACGTGAAGGACCGGACGATCACCTCCGAGACCGCGTCCATCCCGGTGACCTCGGCCCTCGGCGAGGGGACGCACCACGTCTGGGTCCACAGCCTGGACAGCCAGAACCTCTGGGGACCGCTGCGTGACGTGCCGTTCACGGTCGACCTCGTCGGCCCGGTGACCATCGCCTCCGCGATGAGCCCGAGCGCCCTCAACGGCGCGGTGAGCGACCCGTCGAACCCCGGCTTCGCCACGGTGACCGCGCGGGTGCAGGACGAGCAGAACGGCAGCTCCGTCACGAGCACCGTCGTGCAGGCCGTCGCCTTCTTCGACGACGCCGCCGCTCCGTCGGCCACCCACAAGGGCCTGACCCTCCAGGCCACCGACGGCGCGTTCGACACCAGCGTCGAGGACGTCTACGGCCTGGTCCCGCTCTCGCAGGTGAAGAGCTGGAGCCAGGGTGAGCACCAGGTGTACGTCTACGGCCAGGACGCCGCCGGCAACTGGGGCACCACCACGGTGGCCACGTTCGTCGTCGACACCGTCAGGCCGGTGATCGCGACGCTGACCGCGGCGGCCACCAGCGGGGCCACGCCGGCGACCGTCACCGTCACCGCGAACCTCTCGGGCACCCAGACCAGCGACATCACCTACGGGGAGGTCTGGTACGGCACCGTGGACCCGGGCGTGGGCCGCGCCAACAAGGTGACGGTGAGCTACACCGGCACCCAGGCGGCCTTCACCATCCCCCTCGCCCAGCTCCCGCTCGGCGTGACGACCATCAACGTCCGGCTGCAGGACAAGGCCGGCAACTGGAGCGCGGCCGCCAGGACGACCTACACGGTCAGCGCGACCACGTCCGCCCTCACCTTCGACAGCACGTCCTTCCCGGGTACCGGGTGGAGCGCCGCGGGGGCGGCCAAGCGCAGCACCACCGCCCCCCTGATGGTCGGGAGCGGCTACCTCCAGGCCACCGGCGGGAAGGCGCCGGCCACGGTCACCAACACCACCCTGACGCCCTACGCCAACGCCCAGTTCCTCGTCCGCGGCAGCACCCTGGCGGTGAAGGCCGGCCAGGCGGTGACCGTCTACCGGGGCGGTTCGAGCAGCCAGCCGACGACGTTCGCGGTGGTCGCCTCGGGATCGGGGGCCGCGCTGGCCCTCACCCCCGTCCTGGCGGGTCAGACGACGGCGACCGGCACCCCGATCGTCATCGGGAACACCGTCATCGCCACCGTCCGGCTGATGATGGACACCACGGCCGGGCAGCTGACGTTCGCCGTGTACAACGCCGCCGGCTCCCTCCTCGGGGTCCAGCAGCTGAGCAACGGGTCGGCCGCCGCACCCATCAGCAAGGTGTGGCTCGGCCTGGTCGACCAGTCGACCGGCCTGAAGCCGAGCGGGTACGTGTCCCTCGACCAGCTGCAGCGGTGGTGACGCCGTGACCATCGCACTGGCGTCCCATCCGACGTCGGAGGGCTCGGACGGCTCGGCGACCCCTCCGGCCGAGCCGGGCACCGGCGGCGACCCGTCCGCGGCCCCGTCGGGGCGCCTCCGGTGGCTGGTGGCCCTCGCGGTCGTGATCGTCGTGGCGGTCGGTGCCCTCGTCGTCCTCACGCGGCATCCCTCGAGCGCGGGCGCGCCCATGCCGTCGAACGCGGCGATGGAGCAGGCCTTCGGGGTGCGCTTCACGCGGGTGGCCGTGGTCGCCGACGGTGGTCTCGTGCAGGTGAACTACCTCTGCCTCGACCCCAGCAAGGCCTCGGAGTTCCAGTCCGACACCGCGCACCCCCCGGTGCTCGCCAGCGAGTCCCGGGCCGCCCGGACGGCCGTGGTGGCGCTCATGAAGAAGGGGCACGCCATGACCGCCGGCCAGACGTACTACTTCGTCTACCGCAATAGTGGCGTCGTGCAGCGGGACGAGTTCGCGTCGTTGACGTACGGGGGCCGGACCCTGGCCCACATCCCGGTGCTGTGATGGCCGTGGGGGGTCGGCGGCTCACCGTCCGGGGAGTCGCAGCGGCGCTCGTCGCGGCGGGGCTGGTCGCCCTGGCCGGCGGCGGCGTGGCCCAGGCGCACGCCTACCTCGTCTCGAGCGACCCGGCCGACGGCAGCGTGCTGGCCCGGGGACCCGGTGTCATCCGGCTGCAGGTGAGCGAGGCGGTCGTCCTGGAGGCGACGCGCGTCAGCCTCGTGGGACACGACGGGACCCCAGTCGCCCTGGGTGCACCGACCGTGGAGGACGCGGCGCCCGTCCCCGAAGCGCCCACGGCCGCACCGGGGGTGGGGGTCGGTGCCCTCGTCCCGGCGCCGACGGTCGAGCAGGAGCCCGCCCAGACGGTGGTGGTGCCCGTACGCGCCACCCTTCCCGTGGGGAGCTACCGCCTCACCCTCGACACCCTCTCGGCCGACGACATGCACCGGACGGTCGCGACCATCGTCTTCGGTGTGGGCCAGCGGGTGACGCCCGCCGGTCGCGGCGAGCCCCCGACGGCGTGGGGCCAGGCCCTCCTCCGTTGGCTCACGCTGCTCGGGCTCTCCGCGGCGCTCGGACACCTGCTCATGCTGCGGATCACGCGGGAGGGGCCCCGGGCCCGGGCGGTCCTGCGCGCCGGCACGCCCGCGGTCGTGGCCGTCGTGCTCGTCGCCGCGGTGGCGGCGGCGGCGCTGCCGGTGGTCCAGGCCCTGGGCTCCCAGGTGGCGCTCGGCCGGGTGCTGACGAGCTCGT
Proteins encoded in this window:
- a CDS encoding multicopper oxidase domain-containing protein, with amino-acid sequence MTSRLRATGTRSLALLAALVVACGLAPLAPAAAAPAPAAPAHLPRLVTSRPTLAAAGNGHLAPQGCQTSGTTATCVLYARPGTVQLLGRSIPIWGWSSAASGNPTLPGPLLVVDQGSTVTVKVHNELPGALSLAVPGVPAASLGAGFGAASTTGVAPQGDGSFTFTASRPGTFVYEAGHTADSARQIAMGVAGVLVVRPSDGTSAYGDTASAYTDEAVVALTEIDPALNADPARFDMRDFSPRYRLINGKSFPETDVIPSDQGHRLLLRYADLGGLPHPMSILGADQVAVARDGHPLTYPQGEVVEPLVPGQTADTIVTVPSGADSELALIESGTHLDNDSMTTADPTQTATGGMLTFIDTNAPKPSADRIGPAVSNVTATPNPSDATQDMTVTADFSEAATGGSTVTRAEVVIDDVRTVGPGAGIAFTGSFGTTTVSGATATIPAAVLAAPGFAAGRHVVYVRALDGAGNWGAVGSVAVNVPKLGPQTTGAVITPDPANGSSVLKLTATGNDSSFGGHITGAEYFLDLATDATGNVTTVPAGGTGTAMSYVKDRTITSETASIPVTSALGEGTHHVWVHSLDSQNLWGPLRDVPFTVDLVGPVTIASAMSPSALNGAVSDPSNPGFATVTARVQDEQNGSSVTSTVVQAVAFFDDAAAPSATHKGLTLQATDGAFDTSVEDVYGLVPLSQVKSWSQGEHQVYVYGQDAAGNWGTTTVATFVVDTVRPVIATLTAAATSGATPATVTVTANLSGTQTSDITYGEVWYGTVDPGVGRANKVTVSYTGTQAAFTIPLAQLPLGVTTINVRLQDKAGNWSAAARTTYTVSATTSALTFDSTSFPGTGWSAAGAAKRSTTAPLMVGSGYLQATGGKAPATVTNTTLTPYANAQFLVRGSTLAVKAGQAVTVYRGGSSSQPTTFAVVASGSGAALALTPVLAGQTTATGTPIVIGNTVIATVRLMMDTTAGQLTFAVYNAAGSLLGVQQLSNGSAAAPISKVWLGLVDQSTGLKPSGYVSLDQLQRW